The region GAGCCTTTGAAAGCCCCCTAAACATGATGATGAATACGCTGATGCCACGCCGCTCCGTGCTGGCGACCCTGTCTACCTTGCCCTGGCTGGGCAGCGCCTGGGCACAAGGCACGATGGCCCATGACATGTCGGCCATGTCCCATGCCGTGCCTGGTGGCGCAGTAGCAGCCACGGTGCTGGCCCCGGTCGAAGCGATTGCCGCCGGTGCGCCTTTGGCGGTGCTGAAAAAACTCGTCAACACCAGCCCCCAGCCAGGGCTGTTTCGCGCCACTTTGCGTGCTGCGCCGGTATCGCTGGCAGTGCTGCAAGACGGCACCCCCACCGAGTTCTGGGCTTACAACAACAGCCTGCCCGGCCCGCTGATCGAGGTGATGGAGGGCGACACGGTAGAGATTGAATTCATCAACGCCTTGTCGCAGCCGAGCACCATCCACTGGCATGGCTTGCCGGTACCGCCGGAGCAAGACGGCAACCCGCAGGACGCGGTGCCTGCAGGTGGGCGGCGCGTCTATCGCTTCAAACTGCCGCTGAACTGTGCCGGCACTTACTGGTATCACCCGCACCCACATGGCTTCACCGCCGAGCAGGTCTACCGCGGACTGGCGGGCTTGTTCATCGTGCGGACCAAGAACGACCCGCTTAAAAGCATCCCCGAGCGGCATCTGGTCTGCTCAGACCTCAAACTGGGCGCGGATGGCCGTATTGCCGCCAACGACATGAATGACGAGATGAACGGGCGCGAAGGCCAGTTTGCACTGGTGAATGCGCAGCGCCAGCCGGTGTTGACGTTTGATGCCGGTGGCCGTGAGCGCTGGCGCATCTGGAACGCCAACAGCGCACGTTACCTGCGGCTGAGCTTGCCGGGAGCACGGTTCACGCTGGTCGGCACCGACGGTGGTCTGTTGGGCAAACCGGTCACCGGCCTGACCGAATTGCAGATGACCGCGGCCGAGCGCATCGAGGTGATTGTGGAGGCTCCTGCGGGCGGTGGTGTGGTGGGCCTGGTGACCGAGCCGGTGGAGCGCGGCAAGATGGGCGAGGTGTCGCCAGAGCACCCCATCACCTTGCTGAATGTGGATTTTTCCGCCGTGAAACCCGAACGCCTGGCCGCCTTGCCCAAGCTGCCAGGCAGCCTGCGCCGCATCCAGCCACTGGGCGCAGCCAAGGCCAAAAAGCGCGTGGTGTTCTCGGAAGAAATGTCGATGGCCGGGGGTGTGCACAGCATGAAGTTTCTGGTCAACGGTCAAAACTTTGACATGCAGCGGGTCGATTTCACCAGCCGCATCCACGAGGTGGAGCTGTGGGAAATTGTGAACCAGTCCGACATGGACCACCCGTTTCACATTCACGGCACGCAGTTCCAGGTGTTAGAGCGTGAGCTGGACGGCCAGGTCACGCCTGAGCCGCTGCTGGCCTGGCGCGACATGGTCAACACCCGCTCTGGCGAGATAGTGCGGGTGAAGCTGGTGCAGCGCCACAAGGGCTTGCGTATGTTTCACTGCCACATTCTGGAACACGAAAACGCCGGGATGATGGGGCAAGTCCAGGTGATTTGACCTGGCTGCCACCATCGGCTAAGCCCCATCCACAGGATGTGGATGGGATACCGTTTTTCGGCAAGGGCAGAACGACGCAGGCAGGTGTTATTTGGCCAGTAAATTGGTGCCAGCTGCACCAATGGATACATAGGCCAAGGTCCCACGAACGATCGCATTCAGGTTGCTGGTGGTCCCGGTGGCGGCACTTGCCGTCCAGGTCACGGCATCGGTACTGGTCATCACGTTTCCGCCTGCGCCAACAGCCACCAACTGTGTGCCATAGGTCACGGCCTTCAAGTCCATGGCCAATGGGGAAACTTGTGATGTCCAGGTGCTGCCATCCGCGCTGCTCAAGACCGTGCCGGACGAACCGACGGCCACGAAGGCACTGGCGCCATAGGTGACACCGCGCAAGTCAGTCACGACATTGGATGTGACCGCTGTCCAATTCAGGCCATCGGTACTCCGTAATACCGTGCCAGCCGCACCCACGGCGACCCATGTGCCGGTAGCGCTGCTGTACGTCACCCCATACAAGGCATTGCTGGTGGCGGGACTCGTGACTGCGGCAGACCAGGTGATGCCATCCGGGCTGGTGATGATGGTGCCGTTGGCCCCAACGGCCACCGTCAAGTTGATGGAGTTGCTGGCAACGGCATACAGGTTTTGTGTGGTCCCGGAGGTTTGTGCTGTCCAGGTCACGGCATCACTGCTGACCAGTACCAGGCCCGCATCCCCCACCAGCTTGTACGTCCCGAAATAGGAGGCCCCGTTCAGATTGCTGCTGGTGGTGTAGTTGATGGCGCTCCAGGTGGCCCCATCCGTACTGGAATACATGGCACCGGAGGCCCCCGCCGCCACATAGCTGCTGCCGAACATGGCACTACGCAACTCCCTGGCATCGGTTGCGCTGCCCAAGCTCCAGGTTGAGCCGGCCAGCATGGGTGTGGCGGTGACAGGTGTTGTGCCAGGCCCACCTGGCCCGCCACCCGTTCTGCCGTTCACCGAGAACGAATAACTGACACCGTTGGTCAGACCGGATGCCACATAGGGCGATGTGACGTTGATCATGGAAACCCCACCCGGCAGGCCAATCCAGCCCCCCATACTGGCGGTGCTGGCGGGAACCACGCTGGTGGGGGCGTAGAAGATCCAGTATTCAACGCCGGAAACCATATCCCAGGAGATGGTGACGGTCGATTCGGTGGCTATGGCCTTCAGTCCTGATGCCGCGGGTGATGGAGACCCCCCACCGCCACAGGCGACTAATACCAGCAACGTAAGCCATACGGTCGTGATCAACTTGAGGGCGCGTAAAAGCATA is a window of Rhodoferax lithotrophicus DNA encoding:
- a CDS encoding multicopper oxidase family protein — protein: MPRRSVLATLSTLPWLGSAWAQGTMAHDMSAMSHAVPGGAVAATVLAPVEAIAAGAPLAVLKKLVNTSPQPGLFRATLRAAPVSLAVLQDGTPTEFWAYNNSLPGPLIEVMEGDTVEIEFINALSQPSTIHWHGLPVPPEQDGNPQDAVPAGGRRVYRFKLPLNCAGTYWYHPHPHGFTAEQVYRGLAGLFIVRTKNDPLKSIPERHLVCSDLKLGADGRIAANDMNDEMNGREGQFALVNAQRQPVLTFDAGGRERWRIWNANSARYLRLSLPGARFTLVGTDGGLLGKPVTGLTELQMTAAERIEVIVEAPAGGGVVGLVTEPVERGKMGEVSPEHPITLLNVDFSAVKPERLAALPKLPGSLRRIQPLGAAKAKKRVVFSEEMSMAGGVHSMKFLVNGQNFDMQRVDFTSRIHEVELWEIVNQSDMDHPFHIHGTQFQVLERELDGQVTPEPLLAWRDMVNTRSGEIVRVKLVQRHKGLRMFHCHILEHENAGMMGQVQVI
- a CDS encoding WD40/YVTN/BNR-like repeat-containing protein, with product MLLRALKLITTVWLTLLVLVACGGGGSPSPAASGLKAIATESTVTISWDMVSGVEYWIFYAPTSVVPASTASMGGWIGLPGGVSMINVTSPYVASGLTNGVSYSFSVNGRTGGGPGGPGTTPVTATPMLAGSTWSLGSATDARELRSAMFGSSYVAAGASGAMYSSTDGATWSAINYTTSSNLNGASYFGTYKLVGDAGLVLVSSDAVTWTAQTSGTTQNLYAVASNSINLTVAVGANGTIITSPDGITWSAAVTSPATSNALYGVTYSSATGTWVAVGAAGTVLRSTDGLNWTAVTSNVVTDLRGVTYGASAFVAVGSSGTVLSSADGSTWTSQVSPLAMDLKAVTYGTQLVAVGAGGNVMTSTDAVTWTASAATGTTSNLNAIVRGTLAYVSIGAAGTNLLAK